One genomic window of Diospyros lotus cultivar Yz01 chromosome 8, ASM1463336v1, whole genome shotgun sequence includes the following:
- the LOC127808324 gene encoding probable hexosyltransferase MUCI70 isoform X2, giving the protein MFSIFVLPQLCPNEFGSWTILFIFIFGEDAQEHDGMRTIKINNGLDLSYSGSFTLPGEEKEGNDTYFSTKNGMRNSGNISQPPPPPPPPPPPPPPLPSLPPPAPAYFTGYTLPPGNPCESFTLPPPPADKKRTGPRSCPVCYLPVEEAVALMPNAPSFSPLLKHLTYIHEENLSISEFGGSEFGGYPSLRQRDDSYNIRESMSVHCGFVRGIKPGHQTGFDIDDSDLLEMEFCHGVVVASAIFGAYDLIQQPKNISDTAKKNVCFFMFVDEETEIFLRNASQLENSKKLGLWRVVVIHNLPYTDPRRNGKVPKLLLHRLFPNARYSLWIDGKLQLVVDPYQILERFLWRKNASFAISRHYKRFDVFVEAEANKAAGKYDNASIDFQVDFYKSEGLTSYSEAKLPITSDVPEGCVVIREHIPISNLLTCLWFNEVDRFTSRDQISFSTVRDKIISKTNWTINMFLDCERRNFVVQGYHRDVLEHWAPPLPPGSIAVHPPPPPPPPPPPPPFVEKTQTNKTSPEILPEGSMVTNPIRKIPTKRKERRSKRHRKVAAGSRDTSLGQNFI; this is encoded by the exons TCCATTTTTGTTCTTCCGCAGTTATGCCCAAATGAGTTTGGTAGTTGGACTATCctctttatatttatttttg GAGAAGATGCACAGGAACATGATGGCATGCGgactattaaaattaataacgGCTTGGATTTGAGTTATTCTGGATCTTTCACTCTACctggagaagaaaaagagggtAATGATACATATTTTTCTACAAAGAATGGCATGAGGAATAGTGGAAATATATCCcagcctcctcctcctcctcctccaccaccaccaccaccaccaccacttccttctcttcctcctcctgcTCCTGCATATTTTACAGGATATACTCTTCCTCCCGGGAATCCTTGTGAAAGTTTCACATTGCCTCCACCACCAGCAGATAAAAAGAGGACAGGACCACGCT CATGTCCGGTATGTTACCTTCCAGTTGAAGAAGCCGTTGCCTTAATGCCAAATGCTCCATCGTTTTCTCCTCTGCTTAAACATCTAACTTATATTCATGAAGAAAATTTAAGTATAAGTGAGTTTGGAGGCTCAGAATTTGGCGGATATCCTTCTCTAAGGCAGAGGGATGATTCCTACAATATAAGAGAATCAATGAGTGTGCACTGTGG ATTTGTCAGAGGAATTAAGCCTGGCCATCAGACAGGATTTGATATTGATGATTCTGACCTGCTTGAAATGGAGTTCTGTCATGGGGTAGTGGTTGCGTCAGCAATCTTTG GAGCCTATGATTTGATACAGCAGCCAAAGAATATTAGTGACACTGCCAAGAAAAATGTTTGCTTCTTTATGTTCGTCGATGAAGAAACAGAAATATTTCTGAGAAATGCAAGTCAACTGGAAAATAGCAAAAAACTTGGATTGTGGAGAGTTGTTGTCATCCATAACCTTCCTTATACAGATCCAAGACGTAACGGAAAG GTTCCAAAGCTTCTTTTGCACAGGCTTTTCCCAAATGCCCGGTACTCTCTCTGGATTGATGGAAAACTTCAGCTTGTTGTGGATCCATATCAGATTCTTGAAAG ATTCTTGTGGAGAAAAAATGCCAGCTTTGCAATATCAAGGCACTATAAACGCTTTGATGTGTTTGTAGAAGCAGAGGCAAATAAAGCTGCTGGAAAGTATGACAATGCGTCCATTGACTTCCAGGTTGATTTTTACAAAAGCGAGGGTTTGACATCATATTCTGAGGCTAAACTGCCAATTACAAGTG ATGTTCCTGAAGGATGTGTAGTAATAAGGGAACATATTCCCATCTCCAATCTCTTGACTTGTCTTTGGTTCAATGAAGTCGACCGTTTTACTTCCAGAGACCAGATTAGTTTTTCTACCGTGAGAGACAAAATTATATCTAAGACCAACTGGACTATCAATATGTTTTTGGACTGCGAGAGGCGCAACTTTGTAGTCCAG GGCTACCATAGAGATGTTCTGGAGCACTGGGCTCCTCCGCTGCCTCCTGGATCTATTGCTGTTCATCCTCctcctccaccaccaccaccaccaccaccaccaccatttGTTGAgaaaacacaaacaaataaaacctCACCTGAGATTCTACCAGAAGGCAGTATGGTTACAAATCCCATTCGGAAGATCCCAACAAAGCGGAAAGAAAGGAGATCAAAGCGTCACCGCAAGGTTGCAGCTGGCAGTAGGGACACCAGTTtaggtcaaaattttatttag
- the LOC127808324 gene encoding probable hexosyltransferase MUCI70 isoform X3, protein MDEDHLCPNEFGSWTILFIFIFGEDAQEHDGMRTIKINNGLDLSYSGSFTLPGEEKEGNDTYFSTKNGMRNSGNISQPPPPPPPPPPPPPPLPSLPPPAPAYFTGYTLPPGNPCESFTLPPPPADKKRTGPRSCPVCYLPVEEAVALMPNAPSFSPLLKHLTYIHEENLSISEFGGSEFGGYPSLRQRDDSYNIRESMSVHCGFVRGIKPGHQTGFDIDDSDLLEMEFCHGVVVASAIFGAYDLIQQPKNISDTAKKNVCFFMFVDEETEIFLRNASQLENSKKLGLWRVVVIHNLPYTDPRRNGKVPKLLLHRLFPNARYSLWIDGKLQLVVDPYQILERFLWRKNASFAISRHYKRFDVFVEAEANKAAGKYDNASIDFQVDFYKSEGLTSYSEAKLPITSDVPEGCVVIREHIPISNLLTCLWFNEVDRFTSRDQISFSTVRDKIISKTNWTINMFLDCERRNFVVQGYHRDVLEHWAPPLPPGSIAVHPPPPPPPPPPPPPFVEKTQTNKTSPEILPEGSMVTNPIRKIPTKRKERRSKRHRKVAAGSRDTSLGQNFI, encoded by the exons TTATGCCCAAATGAGTTTGGTAGTTGGACTATCctctttatatttatttttg GAGAAGATGCACAGGAACATGATGGCATGCGgactattaaaattaataacgGCTTGGATTTGAGTTATTCTGGATCTTTCACTCTACctggagaagaaaaagagggtAATGATACATATTTTTCTACAAAGAATGGCATGAGGAATAGTGGAAATATATCCcagcctcctcctcctcctcctccaccaccaccaccaccaccaccacttccttctcttcctcctcctgcTCCTGCATATTTTACAGGATATACTCTTCCTCCCGGGAATCCTTGTGAAAGTTTCACATTGCCTCCACCACCAGCAGATAAAAAGAGGACAGGACCACGCT CATGTCCGGTATGTTACCTTCCAGTTGAAGAAGCCGTTGCCTTAATGCCAAATGCTCCATCGTTTTCTCCTCTGCTTAAACATCTAACTTATATTCATGAAGAAAATTTAAGTATAAGTGAGTTTGGAGGCTCAGAATTTGGCGGATATCCTTCTCTAAGGCAGAGGGATGATTCCTACAATATAAGAGAATCAATGAGTGTGCACTGTGG ATTTGTCAGAGGAATTAAGCCTGGCCATCAGACAGGATTTGATATTGATGATTCTGACCTGCTTGAAATGGAGTTCTGTCATGGGGTAGTGGTTGCGTCAGCAATCTTTG GAGCCTATGATTTGATACAGCAGCCAAAGAATATTAGTGACACTGCCAAGAAAAATGTTTGCTTCTTTATGTTCGTCGATGAAGAAACAGAAATATTTCTGAGAAATGCAAGTCAACTGGAAAATAGCAAAAAACTTGGATTGTGGAGAGTTGTTGTCATCCATAACCTTCCTTATACAGATCCAAGACGTAACGGAAAG GTTCCAAAGCTTCTTTTGCACAGGCTTTTCCCAAATGCCCGGTACTCTCTCTGGATTGATGGAAAACTTCAGCTTGTTGTGGATCCATATCAGATTCTTGAAAG ATTCTTGTGGAGAAAAAATGCCAGCTTTGCAATATCAAGGCACTATAAACGCTTTGATGTGTTTGTAGAAGCAGAGGCAAATAAAGCTGCTGGAAAGTATGACAATGCGTCCATTGACTTCCAGGTTGATTTTTACAAAAGCGAGGGTTTGACATCATATTCTGAGGCTAAACTGCCAATTACAAGTG ATGTTCCTGAAGGATGTGTAGTAATAAGGGAACATATTCCCATCTCCAATCTCTTGACTTGTCTTTGGTTCAATGAAGTCGACCGTTTTACTTCCAGAGACCAGATTAGTTTTTCTACCGTGAGAGACAAAATTATATCTAAGACCAACTGGACTATCAATATGTTTTTGGACTGCGAGAGGCGCAACTTTGTAGTCCAG GGCTACCATAGAGATGTTCTGGAGCACTGGGCTCCTCCGCTGCCTCCTGGATCTATTGCTGTTCATCCTCctcctccaccaccaccaccaccaccaccaccaccatttGTTGAgaaaacacaaacaaataaaacctCACCTGAGATTCTACCAGAAGGCAGTATGGTTACAAATCCCATTCGGAAGATCCCAACAAAGCGGAAAGAAAGGAGATCAAAGCGTCACCGCAAGGTTGCAGCTGGCAGTAGGGACACCAGTTtaggtcaaaattttatttag